The Moraxella nasicaprae sequence GCCAAGCTGTCAAGCCAACCCCCACATCGCCCATATTCCAGATATAGCCTGCACTATTGACCGCACCATAAGAGACGGCAAACATGAGGATGAGTTTGATGACAAAGCCTGCCAATTTTGAACCTTTGGTCAGGTATGCCATATTTACCTCGGCTATGTAGTAATAAGCCATAATGGTTGTGAATGAGAAGAAGAACACCGCAACCGCCACAAAGATATTACCAAAATTACCAAATAGGCTAGACACTGCCATCTGGGTAAAGGCTGGTGTACTAATGGCAGTGGCAGCATCAACATTTTGGACGATGAATTGACCATCTGGCAGTGTGCCTTGAATGTTGTACATGCCAGTCATCAAAATCATAAAGGCGGTTGCCGAGCAAACAAAGAGTGTATCAATATACACCGAAAAAGCCTGTACGATGCCTTGCTGAGCAGGGTGAGCAACCTCTGCGGCAGCAGCGTGATGAGGACCTGTACCTTGACCTGCTTCATTAGAATAGACACCACGCTTGACACCCCAGCCGATGGCAGCACCCAAACCTGCTTGGGCGGTAAACGCATCGCCAACGATAAGACCGATGACTTCTGGCAGTTTGGTGATGTTAAACAAAATGATGAGTAACGCCATCAAAATATAGCCTAACGCCATGAATGGCACGATAAATTCTGCCACACGAGCGATACGCTTAACACCGCCAAAGATGATGAGACCCAAAATCAAGACAATGGCAAGCGTCATCATCAGGGTGTTCATGCCAACATGACCAAATGAAGTGGCAACCATATTGCCTTCGCCAATCACGCCCGTCACTGCTTTGACCACGCCATTGGCTTGTACACCGGGCAAAAATAGACCGCAAGAAATGACGAACGAAATGGCAACGATAAAGCCATAAAACTTACCAAAAGCACCGCCAAAAAAGCGTTCAAAGTAGTAGGCAGGACCGCCACGATATTGACCATTGTCATTGATTTTGTAGATTTGGGCAAGGGTTGATTCGATGTAAGCGGTCGATGCACCTAAAAATGCCACAACCCACATCCAAAATACCGCACCTGGACCACCAAATCCGATGGCAGCGGCAACACCAGCAATATTACCCATACCAACACGACCTGACACCGAGATGGCAAGTGCTTGAAATGAGCTGATGCCTTCTGGCGAATCATTACGGTCAAACAGCAGACGAATCATTTCCTTAAAATGACGCACCTGCATTAAACGAGTGAGGATTGAATAAAATAAACCAGCAGCCAAGCACAGATAAATCAGTGCAGGGCTCCAAATAA is a genomic window containing:
- a CDS encoding alanine/glycine:cation symporter family protein, whose product is MESIIDTLNGIIWSPALIYLCLAAGLFYSILTRLMQVRHFKEMIRLLFDRNDSPEGISSFQALAISVSGRVGMGNIAGVAAAIGFGGPGAVFWMWVVAFLGASTAYIESTLAQIYKINDNGQYRGGPAYYFERFFGGAFGKFYGFIVAISFVISCGLFLPGVQANGVVKAVTGVIGEGNMVATSFGHVGMNTLMMTLAIVLILGLIIFGGVKRIARVAEFIVPFMALGYILMALLIILFNITKLPEVIGLIVGDAFTAQAGLGAAIGWGVKRGVYSNEAGQGTGPHHAAAAEVAHPAQQGIVQAFSVYIDTLFVCSATAFMILMTGMYNIQGTLPDGQFIVQNVDAATAISTPAFTQMAVSSLFGNFGNIFVAVAVFFFSFTTIMAYYYIAEVNMAYLTKGSKLAGFVIKLILMFAVSYGAVNSAGYIWNMGDVGVGLTAWLNIVGILVIFFMAKPAIIALRDYEAQQKAGIKNYTFDPVKLGIKNATFWEEKINNQK